One Streptomyces sp. SAI-135 DNA segment encodes these proteins:
- a CDS encoding anchored repeat-type ABC transporter ATP-binding subunit produces MADSADPLLRVTGATVVLGGRTALEEADLSVDAGELVGLIGPNGAGKTTLLRAVLGLVPLAAGEVAVGGRTGRRAGQSIGYVPQRHEFAWDFPVDIAGAVLTGRTRQMGWLRRPGAVDRAAVEEALELTGLTELRRRPIGELSGGQRQRVLVARALAAEPRILLLDEPFTGVDVPTQDLLNELFGRLATEGKALLMTTHDLAAAARTCHRVALINRTVVAEGGPDLLADPDQMLRAFGLDRAIGAVA; encoded by the coding sequence GTGGCTGACAGCGCGGACCCGCTCCTGCGAGTCACCGGCGCGACCGTCGTACTCGGCGGGCGCACCGCCCTGGAGGAGGCCGACCTGAGCGTCGACGCCGGCGAATTGGTCGGCCTCATCGGTCCGAACGGCGCCGGCAAGACGACCCTCCTGCGCGCCGTGCTCGGGCTCGTCCCGCTGGCCGCGGGCGAGGTGGCCGTCGGGGGCCGGACCGGGCGGCGGGCCGGGCAGAGCATCGGGTACGTCCCGCAACGGCACGAGTTCGCCTGGGACTTCCCCGTCGACATCGCGGGCGCCGTCCTCACCGGCCGCACCCGGCAGATGGGCTGGCTGCGCCGCCCCGGCGCGGTGGACCGAGCAGCCGTTGAGGAGGCGCTGGAGCTGACCGGGCTCACCGAGCTGCGGCGGCGCCCGATCGGTGAGTTGTCCGGCGGTCAGCGGCAGCGGGTCCTGGTGGCCCGCGCCCTGGCCGCCGAACCGCGCATCCTGCTCCTCGACGAGCCGTTCACCGGAGTCGATGTCCCCACCCAGGACCTGCTCAACGAGTTGTTCGGCCGGCTGGCCACGGAAGGCAAGGCACTGCTGATGACCACCCACGACCTGGCGGCCGCCGCCCGCACCTGTCACCGGGTGGCACTGATCAACCGCACGGTCGTCGCCGAGGGCGGCCCCGACCTCCTCGCCGACCCCGACCAGATGCTGCGGGCCTTCGGCCTCGACCGCGCGATCGGAGCCGTAGCGTGA
- a CDS encoding sugar ABC transporter permease: MTNTAVAGKDTRSVTAAAPSQTRRRRRRSIAPYLFSAPAMVLYTVFTVIPVVYALGSSFYAQRRTGGGALGTRSTVFVWFDNYVSVFHDSQLIAGLRHLALYGLIAVPLTLGLALLFALLLDAPGVKLRSFGRTAIFIPYAVPGVVAALMWGFMYLAGTSPFSYVTRSLGWGDIPFLGPNGIYGSLANISVWGGTGFNMLVIYTALRSIPHELIEAARLDGANEIQIALRVKVPLVGPALLLTAIFALLGTLQLYGEPLMLKPLTNTISNTWVPLMSIYQDAFALDDLHDAAAASIVLAVGTALVSVAVLAVVRVSTRRGMR, translated from the coding sequence ATGACCAACACAGCCGTTGCCGGCAAGGACACCAGGTCAGTGACGGCGGCCGCTCCGTCGCAGACTCGTCGCCGTCGTCGTCGGAGTATCGCGCCGTACCTGTTCAGCGCACCCGCCATGGTGCTGTACACCGTGTTCACGGTGATCCCCGTGGTGTACGCACTCGGCTCCAGCTTCTACGCCCAGCGCCGGACCGGCGGTGGGGCCCTCGGCACCCGCTCCACGGTCTTCGTCTGGTTCGACAACTACGTCTCCGTCTTCCACGACTCCCAACTGATCGCCGGGCTCCGGCATCTGGCGCTCTACGGGCTCATCGCCGTGCCGTTGACCCTCGGCCTCGCGCTGCTGTTCGCTCTGCTGCTGGACGCGCCGGGGGTGAAACTGCGGAGCTTCGGGCGCACGGCGATCTTCATTCCCTACGCCGTGCCCGGGGTCGTGGCCGCGCTGATGTGGGGGTTCATGTACCTGGCCGGGACGAGCCCGTTCTCGTACGTCACTCGGTCCCTCGGGTGGGGGGACATTCCCTTCCTCGGACCGAACGGAATCTACGGCTCGCTCGCCAACATCTCCGTCTGGGGCGGCACGGGATTCAACATGCTCGTCATCTACACGGCGTTGCGCAGCATCCCTCACGAACTGATCGAGGCGGCGCGCCTGGACGGGGCCAACGAGATCCAGATCGCCCTCCGCGTCAAAGTGCCGCTGGTCGGCCCGGCGCTGCTGCTGACCGCGATCTTCGCGCTCCTGGGGACTCTCCAGCTCTACGGCGAGCCGCTGATGCTCAAACCTCTGACGAACACCATCTCCAACACGTGGGTGCCGCTCATGTCGATCTACCAGGACGCGTTCGCGCTCGACGATCTCCATGACGCGGCGGCCGCGTCGATCGTCCTCGCCGTCGGTACCGCGCTGGTATCGGTCGCGGTTCTGGCGGTGGTCCGCGTTTCGACGAGGCGGGGTATGCGATGA
- a CDS encoding TIGR03773 family transporter-associated surface protein produces the protein MRGMRRLQRIAVAVVLSATLTGGGVAVADDGTVPAPGSGLGRIAYADGALTLDPADGAHVIKVRDSGVADASAPGWDTTGVPEGAVAGDTVRWSLTGLDGPGELTVYSAEDAPLFDSADDVRDEHALPVGQVGSTRWEFSEDGTYRVIFTAEATAVDGRELSVGTVYTVAVGDTADTEETDNGEPVAEAPEDAQPLPAAGKALPQVAEADRRTALAATAASADVVSDRKILDEGHIDFAARVVADKLQIHIKDGTVSGKTTWREPSSVVLHVKPAAENTLPADDAFAFLGKGGDPVWLLDQVQQEGLLWPGWSTDNIEAGATKGGVEFSLTEVDGPGTYALYTYDAMSGATVLFNSKDGVPDSFEVPADTHAHGGWAFTKQGTYRLTFKMSGTLASGTKVSDTETVTFVVGDTDPGTVTPGDGPGKETSGTSGSPSPDTAGSATDSGSKNGSSADGADGSMASTGAGQPVLLGSAAAALTAAGAAAFLSARRRRTARG, from the coding sequence ATGAGGGGCATGCGGAGGCTTCAGCGGATCGCCGTGGCGGTGGTGCTCTCGGCCACTCTGACCGGGGGCGGCGTCGCCGTCGCGGACGACGGCACGGTGCCTGCGCCAGGGTCCGGACTGGGCCGGATCGCCTATGCGGACGGGGCTCTGACCCTGGACCCGGCCGACGGCGCCCATGTGATCAAAGTCCGCGACTCAGGCGTGGCAGACGCCTCGGCACCCGGGTGGGACACCACCGGCGTGCCCGAGGGCGCGGTGGCCGGGGACACCGTGCGATGGTCCCTGACCGGGCTGGACGGTCCTGGTGAACTCACGGTGTACTCGGCCGAGGACGCTCCGCTGTTCGACAGTGCGGACGACGTGCGTGACGAGCACGCTCTGCCGGTGGGCCAAGTCGGCTCCACTCGCTGGGAGTTCAGTGAGGACGGCACGTACCGGGTCATCTTCACCGCCGAGGCCACGGCCGTGGACGGGCGGGAACTGTCCGTCGGGACCGTGTACACGGTGGCGGTCGGGGACACGGCGGACACAGAGGAGACGGACAACGGGGAGCCGGTCGCGGAAGCCCCCGAAGACGCACAGCCGTTGCCGGCGGCCGGGAAGGCCTTGCCGCAGGTGGCCGAAGCCGACCGGCGCACCGCCCTGGCCGCCACCGCGGCATCCGCCGACGTCGTGTCCGACAGGAAGATCCTCGACGAGGGCCACATCGACTTCGCGGCTCGCGTCGTGGCTGACAAGTTGCAGATCCACATCAAGGACGGCACGGTCTCGGGGAAGACCACCTGGCGCGAGCCCTCCTCCGTGGTTCTGCACGTCAAGCCCGCCGCCGAGAACACCCTCCCGGCGGACGACGCGTTCGCGTTCCTCGGCAAGGGCGGCGACCCGGTGTGGCTGCTCGACCAGGTGCAGCAGGAGGGGCTGCTGTGGCCGGGCTGGTCGACGGACAACATCGAGGCCGGGGCGACCAAGGGAGGCGTGGAGTTCTCGCTCACCGAAGTCGACGGTCCGGGCACCTACGCCCTCTACACGTACGACGCCATGTCGGGCGCGACCGTCTTGTTCAACAGCAAGGACGGAGTGCCGGACTCCTTCGAGGTGCCTGCCGACACGCACGCGCACGGCGGATGGGCCTTCACCAAGCAGGGGACGTACCGGCTCACCTTCAAGATGAGCGGCACGCTCGCGAGTGGTACGAAGGTCTCCGACACCGAGACGGTGACGTTCGTCGTCGGCGACACCGACCCCGGCACGGTGACACCCGGCGACGGACCGGGCAAGGAAACCTCCGGTACGTCCGGATCCCCGTCCCCGGACACGGCGGGCTCCGCCACCGACTCCGGTTCCAAGAACGGCTCTTCGGCGGACGGCGCCGACGGCTCGATGGCCTCCACCGGCGCGGGTCAGCCCGTACTGCTGGGCTCAGCCGCCGCCGCGCTCACCGCTGCGGGCGCCGCGGCCTTCCTGTCCGCCCGGCGCAGGAGGACCGCACGTGGCTGA
- a CDS encoding beta-galactosidase, with protein sequence MTWSHVDNAWPTRGLSYGADYNPEQWDRDVWKEDVRLMTQAGVNLVSLGIFSWGLIEVADGEYDWEWMDEIVGLLAGNGIAIDLATPTAAPPGWLLAAHPEIRPVDHDMQPHWPGARLGWCPSSPVFRTYALRMVRALADRYGHREHVVMWHVSNELGGGNGRCYCDTSATAFRDWLRHKYGSLEALNKAWGTAFWGHTYRDFAHILPPRGNDAKNPSLVLDFDRFSSDELLTHYLAERDVLKSITPDLPVTTNFMVGAEPDVVDYPRWAPHMDIVANDHYTRSPDPLPEQDVAFSGDRMRAMTTQRRPWMLMEHSTSAVSWQPRNRAKAPGEMIRNSLSHVGHGSDGILFFQWRASRAGAEQFHSAMVPHAGEDTDLYRDVCTLGQYLRRLAPVMGSRTPQARVGILFDDEAGWAMTKGVKPNNHLAYGRIVRDWHHAFWRLNQSIEVLSPWSDFTGYEVLVVPGLFLTHDDTAARVSAFAEAGGTVVVGFLSGIVNEHDQVRTGGYPGAFRELLGAWCEEFRPLQEGETFTLDNGWSGEEWTELVRVHDAEVIARYHGGHLSGRPAITSRTLPAGGRAIYVSAGLDRDALFDMARSLLHPAGLADLPNGLEVLVRHNDEETFTFFVNHADDDAIITASGREMLTDEPVGGELHIPAGEVRVVRSDAVN encoded by the coding sequence ATGACTTGGTCCCACGTCGACAACGCCTGGCCCACACGCGGGCTGAGCTATGGAGCCGACTACAACCCCGAACAGTGGGACAGGGACGTATGGAAGGAAGACGTCCGCCTGATGACGCAGGCAGGGGTCAACCTCGTCTCGCTCGGCATCTTCTCCTGGGGCCTCATCGAAGTCGCGGACGGAGAGTACGACTGGGAGTGGATGGACGAGATCGTCGGCCTCCTGGCGGGCAACGGCATCGCCATCGACCTCGCCACACCGACGGCCGCGCCCCCGGGCTGGCTGCTGGCGGCACACCCCGAGATCCGCCCCGTCGACCACGACATGCAGCCGCACTGGCCCGGCGCCCGGCTCGGCTGGTGCCCGAGCAGCCCGGTCTTCCGCACGTACGCGCTCCGCATGGTCCGAGCGCTCGCCGACCGCTACGGCCACCGTGAACACGTCGTCATGTGGCACGTCAGCAACGAGCTGGGCGGCGGCAACGGCCGCTGCTACTGCGACACGTCGGCGACGGCGTTCCGCGACTGGCTTCGACACAAGTACGGATCCCTCGAAGCGCTGAACAAGGCCTGGGGAACCGCCTTCTGGGGTCACACCTACCGCGACTTCGCACACATCCTGCCCCCCCGCGGCAACGACGCGAAGAATCCGTCCCTCGTCCTGGACTTCGACCGCTTCTCCTCGGACGAGCTCCTGACGCACTACCTCGCCGAGCGCGACGTGCTCAAGAGCATCACGCCCGACCTCCCCGTCACGACGAACTTCATGGTGGGCGCCGAGCCTGACGTCGTCGACTACCCCCGGTGGGCACCCCACATGGACATCGTCGCGAACGACCACTACACGCGCTCACCCGACCCGCTGCCCGAGCAGGACGTCGCCTTCTCCGGCGACCGCATGCGGGCCATGACGACACAGCGCCGTCCATGGATGCTCATGGAACACTCGACCAGCGCGGTCAGCTGGCAGCCGCGCAACCGCGCCAAGGCGCCGGGAGAGATGATCCGCAACAGCCTGAGCCATGTGGGTCACGGCTCCGACGGCATCCTGTTCTTCCAGTGGCGCGCCTCCCGGGCCGGGGCGGAACAGTTCCACTCGGCGATGGTGCCCCACGCCGGCGAGGACACCGACCTCTACCGCGACGTGTGCACACTGGGCCAGTACCTGCGACGCCTCGCCCCGGTCATGGGCTCACGCACTCCCCAGGCCCGCGTCGGCATCCTCTTCGACGACGAGGCGGGCTGGGCGATGACGAAGGGAGTCAAGCCGAACAACCATCTCGCCTACGGGAGGATCGTCCGGGACTGGCACCACGCGTTCTGGCGGCTGAACCAGAGCATCGAAGTGCTCTCACCCTGGTCCGACTTCACCGGGTACGAGGTGCTCGTGGTGCCCGGTCTGTTCCTGACCCACGACGACACCGCGGCGCGCGTGAGCGCCTTCGCCGAGGCGGGCGGCACGGTCGTGGTCGGCTTCCTCTCCGGGATCGTGAACGAGCACGACCAGGTGAGGACCGGCGGATATCCCGGCGCGTTCCGTGAACTCCTGGGCGCCTGGTGCGAGGAGTTCCGGCCATTGCAGGAGGGTGAGACGTTCACCCTGGACAACGGCTGGTCGGGCGAGGAGTGGACCGAACTCGTCCGCGTGCACGACGCCGAGGTGATCGCCCGCTACCACGGAGGCCACCTCAGCGGCCGTCCAGCGATCACGTCGCGAACGCTCCCGGCCGGCGGGCGTGCGATCTACGTCTCGGCCGGCCTCGACCGCGATGCGCTGTTCGACATGGCCCGTTCTCTGCTGCACCCCGCAGGTCTGGCGGACCTGCCGAACGGGCTCGAAGTGCTCGTGCGCCACAACGACGAGGAAACCTTCACCTTCTTCGTCAACCACGCGGACGACGATGCGATCATCACGGCGTCGGGCCGGGAGATGCTCACGGACGAACCGGTCGGCGGAGAGTTGCACATACCGGCCGGAGAGGTGCGGGTCGTGAGGTCAGACGCTGTGAACTGA
- a CDS encoding anchored repeat-type ABC transporter permease subunit has translation MIEFLTDPWQLPFMQRAFTVAAVIGLVCGVVGVYVVLRGMAFIGDAVAHSAFPGVALAYAFEGNLLLGGAAAGITTAVLIAFVSQNRRLKEDTVIGVFFAFAFGLGIVLVSTRDSWTTDLSSFLFGQVLAVSATDVWTVAAIGAVLVLVVLAIGKELVAVSLDRETARAAGLPVFRLDLALYVVVTTTIVMSLEAVGNILVLALLITPAATARMLTERLWAMTLLASLIGCAGSVTGLYVSYAYDLAAGGSVVVVLTGLFVLTWCLAPRHGLLARLLQRPDPSALAPTGR, from the coding sequence GTGATCGAGTTCCTCACAGACCCCTGGCAACTGCCCTTCATGCAGCGGGCGTTCACGGTCGCCGCAGTCATCGGCCTGGTGTGCGGCGTGGTCGGGGTGTACGTCGTGCTGCGCGGTATGGCGTTCATCGGCGACGCGGTCGCGCACTCGGCGTTCCCGGGCGTCGCGCTCGCCTACGCCTTCGAGGGCAACCTCCTCCTCGGCGGCGCCGCGGCCGGCATCACCACGGCCGTGCTCATCGCCTTCGTCTCCCAGAACCGTCGGCTCAAGGAGGACACCGTCATCGGCGTCTTCTTCGCCTTCGCCTTCGGGCTCGGCATCGTCCTGGTGTCCACCAGGGACAGCTGGACGACCGACCTGTCCTCCTTCCTGTTCGGGCAGGTCCTGGCGGTGAGCGCGACCGACGTATGGACTGTGGCCGCCATCGGTGCCGTCCTGGTCCTCGTCGTGCTGGCCATCGGCAAGGAGCTGGTCGCGGTCAGCCTCGACCGCGAGACGGCGCGCGCCGCGGGTCTGCCGGTGTTCCGCCTGGACCTGGCGCTCTACGTCGTCGTGACCACGACGATCGTGATGTCCCTGGAAGCGGTCGGCAACATCCTCGTCCTCGCCCTGCTCATCACCCCCGCCGCCACCGCCCGCATGCTCACCGAGCGGCTCTGGGCGATGACCCTGCTGGCATCCCTCATCGGCTGCGCCGGCAGCGTCACGGGCCTGTACGTGTCCTACGCCTACGACCTGGCCGCCGGCGGCTCGGTGGTCGTCGTCCTCACCGGCCTGTTCGTCCTCACCTGGTGTCTGGCGCCCCGCCACGGGCTGCTCGCGAGGCTTCTCCAGCGTCCGGATCCCTCGGCACTCGCGCCCACAGGCCGATGA
- a CDS encoding sugar ABC transporter substrate-binding protein, giving the protein MRTSKFRRIVAAAAATVATALFASACSDAGTSTSSGGKVTLQYWAWAPGSAQEVKEFNRTHPDIKVVHTDAGGGEQSSAKLLAAIRAGNAPDLALVENTSLPRMIVAGAPLDITDYVSDVRKNYSAGSWAQTTFGGQTYGLPQDVGPMALLYRKDVFDKYGIKAPVTWEDYRKAAARIKARNPKLTMASLSTDGWGWYAAVAAQAGDDWWSVDGDKWTVNIDGANSRKVMDFFQGMFKDGLITADPILTPTYNQQLNNGTMLSWPSAAWAPGVIYGVAPKTAGKWALAPLPRWNADDPTVSFQGGSSVIVTSKSKHPKEAAEFAKWLNAGDQGAKMILNVQNGYPAALSGQKAATAQKPPALMPQQSDYYSVVAEIAKHTRPVTWGPNTDVAATAFTDAMNAAMHNGTSWADVLTVTQKAVVKDLKKQGFKVSEG; this is encoded by the coding sequence ATGCGCACCAGCAAGTTCCGCAGGATCGTGGCTGCTGCGGCCGCCACAGTCGCCACCGCTCTCTTCGCCTCCGCCTGCTCGGATGCGGGCACCTCCACGTCCTCCGGAGGGAAGGTCACCCTGCAGTACTGGGCGTGGGCGCCCGGAAGTGCACAGGAAGTCAAGGAGTTCAACCGCACGCATCCGGACATCAAGGTGGTCCACACCGACGCCGGCGGTGGCGAGCAGTCATCCGCCAAGCTCCTCGCCGCGATTCGCGCGGGCAACGCACCCGATCTCGCGCTCGTGGAGAACACGTCGCTGCCGCGCATGATCGTCGCCGGCGCCCCGCTGGACATCACCGACTACGTCTCCGACGTACGGAAGAACTATTCGGCCGGCTCGTGGGCGCAGACGACCTTCGGCGGACAGACCTACGGGCTGCCGCAGGACGTCGGGCCCATGGCGCTGCTCTACCGCAAGGACGTCTTCGACAAGTACGGCATCAAGGCGCCCGTGACCTGGGAGGACTACCGCAAGGCGGCCGCCAGGATCAAGGCGCGCAACCCCAAGCTCACGATGGCCTCGCTGAGCACCGACGGATGGGGCTGGTACGCCGCCGTGGCGGCGCAGGCCGGCGACGACTGGTGGTCGGTCGACGGGGACAAGTGGACCGTCAACATCGACGGCGCCAACTCCCGCAAGGTCATGGACTTCTTCCAGGGAATGTTCAAGGACGGGCTCATCACGGCCGATCCGATCCTGACGCCGACGTACAACCAGCAACTGAACAACGGCACGATGCTGTCCTGGCCCTCCGCCGCCTGGGCCCCCGGTGTCATCTACGGCGTGGCGCCGAAGACCGCCGGCAAGTGGGCCCTCGCACCCCTGCCGCGGTGGAACGCCGACGACCCGACCGTCTCGTTCCAGGGCGGCTCCTCGGTCATCGTCACCTCCAAGTCCAAGCACCCGAAGGAAGCCGCCGAGTTCGCGAAGTGGCTCAACGCCGGTGACCAGGGCGCGAAGATGATCCTCAACGTGCAGAACGGCTATCCCGCCGCGCTGTCGGGGCAGAAGGCCGCAACTGCGCAGAAGCCCCCGGCTCTCATGCCTCAGCAGAGCGACTACTACAGCGTCGTCGCCGAGATCGCCAAGCACACCCGCCCGGTGACCTGGGGCCCGAACACCGATGTCGCAGCGACCGCGTTCACGGACGCGATGAACGCGGCCATGCACAACGGCACTTCATGGGCTGACGTTCTGACCGTCACGCAGAAGGCCGTGGTGAAGGACCTGAAGAAGCAGGGATTCAAGGTGAGCGAGGGATAG
- a CDS encoding anchored repeat ABC transporter, substrate-binding protein — MWGHPTRTNATVVSLVAAGALLTGCSGPQAGSHDAELTVSATTGIIADLVEQVGGDRVDVTSIVPHHGDPHSYEPSPGDAAEVAKADVVFSNGLLLEEPGIMKMVHSNARKSTPKIEIAEKLEQYGGTVIKLEEDLGLDVLWLGWAVEGEVAEEGSQVRTTAMKLEGPGELRVYLTDTLGRPKVYVDSADGLDDADSFTLPPEAHTHVNWAFSKPGTYRLTVEGRTETLDGKTEGIGSGTFTFTVGDGDGDGDEASAGARVLGSGHADVTLNAETGQVYVRADDAKSGEPVRLPADEVVLNVPDRAKEAVPQEEPYAFLGAAGDELWVLPQAVIGKHVHGDMDPHAWADVANAQAYVRRIEAELVKADPDGKPTYEKNAAAYLKRLGALDEEVAEKLATVPEQNRKLITTHDAFGYLAKAYGMEVAGFVVPVPNQEPSAAEVEQLGDTIREKKVPSVFLEPNLAARADVLRRVAEDEGVAICTIYGDSFDDKVHDYVSMMRHNAAELAKCLRRDA, encoded by the coding sequence ATGTGGGGCCACCCCACACGCACCAACGCCACCGTCGTCTCGCTCGTCGCGGCGGGTGCCCTGCTCACCGGGTGCAGCGGGCCTCAAGCCGGTTCGCACGATGCGGAGTTGACGGTGTCGGCGACCACCGGGATCATCGCCGACCTCGTCGAGCAGGTCGGTGGCGACCGCGTCGACGTCACGTCGATCGTGCCGCACCACGGCGACCCGCACTCCTACGAACCCAGCCCCGGCGACGCGGCCGAGGTCGCCAAGGCCGACGTCGTGTTCAGCAACGGGTTGCTGCTCGAAGAGCCCGGGATCATGAAGATGGTCCACAGCAACGCTCGCAAGTCCACCCCGAAGATCGAGATCGCCGAGAAGCTGGAGCAGTACGGCGGCACGGTGATCAAGCTGGAGGAGGATCTCGGGCTCGACGTGCTGTGGCTCGGCTGGGCCGTCGAGGGCGAGGTCGCCGAAGAGGGCTCCCAGGTCCGTACGACAGCCATGAAGCTGGAGGGGCCCGGCGAGCTGCGCGTGTATCTCACCGACACGCTCGGCAGGCCCAAGGTGTACGTCGACTCCGCCGACGGCCTCGACGACGCCGACTCCTTCACCCTGCCGCCCGAGGCCCACACTCACGTCAACTGGGCCTTCAGCAAGCCCGGAACGTACCGGCTGACCGTCGAGGGACGGACCGAGACCCTCGACGGGAAGACCGAAGGGATCGGCAGCGGCACCTTCACCTTCACCGTCGGCGACGGCGACGGCGACGGCGACGAGGCATCCGCGGGAGCGCGCGTCCTCGGCAGCGGGCACGCCGATGTCACGCTCAACGCCGAGACCGGGCAGGTGTACGTCCGCGCCGACGACGCCAAGAGCGGCGAGCCGGTGCGGCTCCCGGCCGACGAGGTGGTGCTGAACGTTCCCGACCGGGCCAAGGAGGCCGTACCGCAGGAGGAGCCGTACGCGTTCCTCGGCGCGGCGGGCGACGAACTGTGGGTGCTGCCGCAGGCCGTGATCGGCAAGCACGTGCACGGTGACATGGACCCGCATGCCTGGGCGGACGTCGCCAACGCCCAGGCATACGTACGGCGCATCGAGGCCGAGCTGGTCAAGGCCGACCCGGACGGAAAGCCGACGTACGAGAAGAACGCCGCCGCATATCTGAAGCGACTCGGCGCCCTCGACGAGGAGGTGGCCGAGAAGCTCGCCACCGTACCGGAGCAGAACCGCAAGCTGATCACCACGCACGACGCCTTCGGCTACCTCGCCAAGGCGTACGGCATGGAGGTCGCGGGCTTCGTCGTGCCCGTGCCCAACCAGGAGCCGAGCGCTGCCGAGGTGGAGCAACTCGGCGACACCATCCGGGAGAAGAAGGTCCCGTCGGTGTTCCTGGAGCCGAACCTCGCGGCGCGGGCCGACGTACTGCGCCGGGTCGCCGAGGACGAAGGGGTCGCGATCTGCACGATCTACGGCGACTCCTTCGACGACAAGGTCCACGACTACGTATCGATGATGCGGCACAACGCGGCCGAGCTCGCCAAGTGCCTGAGGAGGGACGCCTGA
- a CDS encoding carbohydrate ABC transporter permease encodes MSAINERTHERTKIVPTLIMVAGALYCLLPVAWVFVAASKAPGELFDSFTFAPGTGLLDNLRDLFSYDSGAYGLWALNSLLYAGVGGVLSTFVSASAGYALAKFDFRGGRVFFAAILAGLLIPGITLAVPQYLLLSDLHLAGTQWSVLLPSILSPFGIYLCRVYAASAIPAQMLEAARIDGAGEWRIFRSVVLPLMGPGMVTVFLLQFVGIWNNFLLPYIMLSNTRTFPLTVGLNSLLERGSGSPSLYTLAVIGAALAIIPLIALVLFLQRFWRLDLIAGGVKG; translated from the coding sequence ATGAGCGCGATCAACGAGAGGACGCACGAACGTACCAAGATCGTTCCCACGCTCATCATGGTGGCGGGTGCGCTCTACTGCCTCCTCCCTGTGGCCTGGGTGTTCGTCGCTGCCAGCAAAGCCCCCGGCGAGCTGTTCGACTCGTTCACCTTCGCCCCCGGAACCGGTCTGCTCGACAATCTCCGCGACCTGTTCTCCTATGACAGTGGCGCCTATGGACTGTGGGCGCTCAACTCGCTCCTGTACGCGGGTGTGGGCGGCGTCCTGTCGACGTTCGTCTCGGCCTCCGCGGGCTACGCCCTGGCGAAGTTCGACTTCAGAGGCGGCCGTGTCTTCTTCGCCGCCATCCTCGCCGGGCTGCTCATTCCCGGCATCACCCTCGCCGTGCCGCAGTACCTGCTGCTGTCCGACCTGCATCTGGCCGGCACCCAGTGGTCGGTGCTGCTCCCGAGCATCCTCAGCCCGTTCGGCATCTATCTCTGCCGGGTGTACGCCGCGAGCGCCATCCCGGCGCAGATGCTCGAAGCCGCCCGGATCGACGGCGCCGGAGAGTGGCGGATCTTCCGCAGCGTCGTGCTCCCCCTCATGGGGCCGGGCATGGTGACGGTGTTCCTGCTGCAGTTCGTCGGGATCTGGAACAACTTCCTGCTGCCGTACATCATGCTCTCCAACACCCGGACCTTCCCTCTCACGGTCGGGTTGAACTCCCTGCTCGAACGCGGCTCCGGCTCGCCGTCGCTGTACACGCTCGCCGTCATCGGCGCCGCGCTCGCGATCATCCCCCTCATTGCCCTGGTGCTGTTCCTGCAACGGTTCTGGCGCCTCGACCTCATCGCTGGAGGAGTCAAAGGATGA